ATTTGGTAAAGCCCTGATAACCAATAAAAAAAAAGATGGAAAATGTTTTGCAACTACATGATTGCGTTTATATTTGCAAACGTATGGTAGCATATTAAGAGCAGATGGAAACCAGAAGAGACGTATTTCAAGCCATAGCGGATCCTACCCGGCGCGCCATTATTTTGTTGCTGGCCGTGGGTTCTATGACCCCCAACGCCTTAGCCGAGCATTTTAACAGCAGCCGACAGGCGGTGTCTAAACACATTCAAATCTTAACCGAGTGTGAGATTCTGACGCAGGAGCAACAAGGCCGGGAAATCCATTACCACTTGAACAGCCAGAAGATGAAGGAGATTGAGAAATGGCTGGACCAGTTCAAACAGTTGCTGGCCCAACGCTTTGACCAGCTAGATGATGTATTGCAGAAACTTAAATCCAAAAAGAAATGAACAAGGCAATTCTCTTTAATTTTAAGGTAGACAAGGCCAACAAGCTAATTCAGGTGGAACGGTCTTTCAACGCCCCCAATGACCTGGTCTGGGCCGCCTGGACCGAGTCTGACATCCTGGACCAGTGGTGG
The nucleotide sequence above comes from Nibribacter ruber. Encoded proteins:
- a CDS encoding ArsR/SmtB family transcription factor → METRRDVFQAIADPTRRAIILLLAVGSMTPNALAEHFNSSRQAVSKHIQILTECEILTQEQQGREIHYHLNSQKMKEIEKWLDQFKQLLAQRFDQLDDVLQKLKSKKK